From the genome of Pseudomonas hamedanensis:
GGCTACGGTTCAGCGGGGGGCATTCAGCCCAGCAACTTCAGCAGTTTCTCAGCCACGGCGGCGGAACTGGCCGGGTTCTGGCCCGTGACCAATTGACCGTCGGCCACTACGTGCACCTGCCAGTCAGCGACTTTCGAATAGCGTCCGCCGAGACGCTGGAACTCGTCTTCGATCAAGAACGGCACTACATCAGTCAGGCCGACAGCGGCTTCTTCGGCATTGGTGAAACCGGTGACGTCGCGGTCTTTGACGATTGGCTGGCCGTCAGCTCGCACAACATGGCGCAACACTCCCGGTGCATGGCAGACAAAACCGTGGGGCTTGTTGGCGCGGTCGAAGGCTTCGATCAGCGCAATCGAAGCTTTGTCTTCGGCCAGATCCCACAGCGGGCCGTGGCCACCCGGGTAAAACACTGCATCGAAATCGTCAGCGCGGACATCCGCCAAGCGACCAGTGTTCGCCAGTGCCTGTTGTGCGACGGGATCAGCGCGGAAACGATCCGTCTCCGCAGTCTGGGCACCGGGCTCATCGCTTTTCGGATCGAGCGGTGGCTGTCCGCCAGCGGGCGAAACCAGCGTGACGTCAGCGCCGGCGTCCTTGAAGGCGTAGTAGGGAGCGGCAAACTCTTCCAGCCAGAAACCGGTTTTTTTGCCGGTGCTGCCGAGTTGATCGTGAGAAGTCAAAACCATCAAGATTTTCATAGTGCACCCTTGGGTTGGTCAGGCATCGGCAGAAGGCGAGGGATTCGCTTGTTGTCGGTGCCGCATGAATTTGTGTGTCGGGGCGCAGCATAGTTTCCAATTAGACCAGTCGTCTAGTAATTTTTTCAAAAAATGTTTTTGCCCGAGGGATGTGGCAAACTCCCGGTCCTGAAAACTATACGACTGGTCTATTGTCTGGAATTTTGCGCACCATGAAGCCGACCTTTGACGACACGCGCCAACACTTGCTCGACACCGGCCACCGGATGATGGCCGAGAAGGGCTTCACCAGTGTCGGCCTCAACGAAATCCTGCAGACCGCCGGCGTGCCCAAGGGCTCGTTCTACCACTACTTCAAATCCAAGGAGTTGTACGGTCAGGCGCTGCTCGAAGATTACTTTGTCGACTACCTCGCCGACATGGAGCGGCGCCTGACGCTGCCCGGGCTGAGCGCGTTCGAGCGGCTGATGGATTACTGGCAGGGCTGGCAGAACCGCTGCACCCTGGAAGGCCACGGCGACGAATGCCTGGTGGTGAAACTCAGCGCCGAAGTCGCCGACTTGTCCGAGTCGATGCGCCTGACCCTGCGCGATGGCGCCGAACGCATCATCGCGCGCATCACGGTGTGCATCGAACAAGGCCAGGCCGACAAAAGTCTGCCCGAGGGCGACGCACGGCATCTTGCCGAGACTTTGTATCAGCTGTGGCTCGGCGCCAGTCTGTTGAACAAATTGCAGCGCACCGGGCAGTCGCTGCAGACCTCGATGGCGATGACCCGGCAGTTGTTGCGGGTTTGAGCCCGTCACTGCGATCCCTGTAGGAGTGAGCCTGCTCGCGAAGGCGGCGGGTCAGTTGATACATGAGTTGGCTGACCCACCGTTATCGCGAGCAGGCTCACTCCTACACTGTAGAGCGGCGAACCATTGATATTTATTCACTCCCCGATTTCTGTGGGAGTGAGCCTGCTCGCGAAAGCGATCTGTCATTCAACGCGTCAGTGGCCTGACACGGCACTTCGTGATCGCACACCCTGACCAACATGACAAATAAGAATACGTTTCAATTACGAATAGGCCGGTATACCATGCGCGGCGTTTTCATTGGCGGCTTTGCCCTTCGTTTTGGCCTATTCGTAAAGGTTTTCACTTCATGCGTCGTACTCTGCTTTCCATTTGTGTGCTGCAGGCGTTGTCTTCCACTTCATGGGCCGAGCAAGCCAAGTCCTCAACAACGCTGGAGCTGGAGGCCACCGACGTCGTCGGCACGGCGGATTACGAGCGGGCAGACGGCCCGGTGCAAGGATATCGGGCGACACGTTCGGCCAGTGCGACGCGCACCGATACGTCGATCCACGAAACCGCACAATCGATCAGCGTCGTGACCAAGGACGCCGTTGAAGACATCGGCGCGACCCGCTTGCAGGACGCCCTGGATTACGCCGGCGGCGTAGGGCGGGCGAACAATTTCGGCGGGCAGGGGCTGACCACGTTCACCGTGCGCGGCTTTACCACTGGCGAGTTCTACCGCAACGGTTTCCCGATCAATCGTGGCTACCCGAACATGCCGGATGCCAACACCATTGAACGTCTGGAAGTCCTGCGCGGCCCGGCCACCATGCTCTATGGTCGTGGCGATCCGGGCGGTACCTTCAACGTGGTGTCGAAGCAGCCATTGCCCGAGCGTAGCGTGACCCTGGGCAGTCAGTTGACCGACCAGGGCATGAAGCGTGGCACACTGGACGCCTCCGGCCCGCTTGATGAAGAAGGCCGACTGGCGTACCGACTGAACGTGGTGGGCGAGGGCGGCGACACCTTTCGCGATCACGTCGAGACCGAACGCTACGGCATTACGCCGGGGCTGACCTGGCAGGCATCGGACGCGACCAAGCTGATATTCGAAGGCGATTTCATGCGCAACAACGCGCCGCTGGACCGAGGCCTGACGCGCTATCCGAAGCAGATTGGCACGGCCTCGCGTGACACGTTCTTCGGTGAGAAAGACGTCGGCAAACTGCACAACGACAACAACATGGCGCAGTTGCGTTTTGAGCACATGCTCAATGATGACTGGACCCTGGGCGGCGGTTTCCAGTGGCTCGACGGCTCGCTCAAGGGCGACGCGATCGAGGCCAACGGCATTGCCGCTGACGGCCGCACGCTGGGGCGCAACTTCAACTATCGCAAACTGGAATGGACCGACAAGGACACCCAGCTCAACCTCACCGGGCATTTCAGCACCGGGTCCTTGCAGCACACCTTGCTCACCGGCATCGAATACGAAGATTACGACTACAAATCGATCATCCAGCGCTCCAGCGGCGCGGTCGGGGCCTATCCGATCGACATCTTCAATCCGGTCTACGGTCAGCCACGCCCGGCACTGACCCGTACGCCGACTCACGACAAGGAAAACCTGAAGACTTACGCTGCGTTCGTCCAGGATCAGGTTGCGTTGACCGACAAACTGAAAGTGCTGGCCGGGGCGCGTTTCGAGCGCTTCGAACATGACTACGAAACCTACGTACCAGGCGGCAAGAATTGGCAAGCCAGCGACAACGCGGTAACCCCGCGCCTCGGCGTGACCTACGATTTGACCGAGACGCTGGCGGTCTACGCCAACACCGCACGCTCGTTCAAGCCCAACACCGGCGCCAGCCGCACTGGCGGTGGCTTCGCCCCGGAGAAAGGCAAGTCCTACGAGATGGGTCTGAAGTGGGAGGCGCTGGACCAGCAGTTGAGTGTCGAGGCGGCGATCTATCAGATCGAAAAACGCAACGTGCTGACCACCGATCCGGTGGATTCGACGTTTAACGTGGCGGCCGGCGAGGTGCGCAGCCGTGGCCTGGACCTCAACGTCACCGGCAATCTCACCCCCGAGTGGCGAGTCATCGGCGGTTACGCCTACGTCGATGCCGAGGTGACCAAGGACAACACGTTGCGTTCCGGCACGCGTCTGCTGAACATTCCGCAGAACAGCTTCAGCCTGCTCAACGTTTATGAATTCCAGGACGGCACCCTCAAAGGCCTTGGCCTGGGCACTGGGGTGAAATACGTCGACGAGCGCGCCGGGCAGACTGCCAACACAGCATTTTCGATGGGCAACTACACCGTGGTCGATCTGCTGAGTTTCTACAAGGTCAATGACAACGTGCGGCTTAATCTCGACGTGAAAAACCTGTTCGACAGTGATTACGAAGAGGGCGCGTTCGGCAACGTCTACGCCTATCCGGGCGCACCGAGAACCGTACAGGTGGGGATTTCCTACACGCTGTAAACCCGGCTCAGCTGTCGCTTCTGCGCCATGATGGCCTGACTGTGGCATGTCGAGATCAGGCATCGACATGCCGCATACAGGCTAGTGAGCGTGCGGCCTGGCCACGTAAGGTGACGCATCATTTCCTCGCCGAAGCGTCTGCGCCGCCGCTTTCGCCGGCCTCGACGGCGAGCAATGGTGATCGCCTGACGCTCAGTCAGTGGCCCAAACGTCGATCATGAGAACAATAAGAACCCATGAATAGCCTGAACCCCAAGGACTCTACCGGTCAGTTGGCGCAAGGTTTCAAACCGCGTCACGTCACCATGCTCTCCATCGCAGGCATCATCGGCGCGGGACTTTTCGTCGGCTCAGGACACGCCATCGCCGCCGCCGGGCCAGCCGTTTTGCTGGCTTATCTGTTTTCCGGGCTGTTGGTGGTCCTGGTCATGCGCATGCTCGGCGAAATGGCCGTGGCGCATCCCGACACCGGTTCGTTTTCGACCTATGCCGATCAGGCGATCGGTCGCTGGGCCGGGTTCACCATCGGATGGCTTTACTGGTGGTTCTGGGTGCTGGTGATACCGATCGAGGCGCTGGCCGCCGGGCATGTGCTCAACCAGTGGTTTCCCCAGGTCGACGCGTGGCTGTTTGCCTTGCTGTCGATCGTCGCGTTAGTGATCACCAACCTGTTCAGCGTGTCGAAATACGGTGAGTTCGAGTTCTGGTTTGCGATGGCCAAGGTCATCGCGATCATCGGTTTCATCGGCCTGGGTTTTGCGGTGTTGATGGGCTGGATTCCCGAGCGGGAAGCCAGTGGTTTGAGTTCGCTGATGGCGCAGCACGGTGGTTTTGCCCCCAACGGCTTGTCCGCCGTGGTCGGCGCGTTCATCACCATCATGTTCAGTTTCATAGGCACTGAGGCGGTGACCATTGCCGCTGCGGAATCGAACAACCCGGCGCAGAACATTGCCAAGGCCACACGCTCGGTGATTTGGCGCATCGGCATTTTCTATTTGCTGTCGATCTTCGTGGTGATTTCCGTGGTGCCGTGGAATGACCCGCTGCTCGCCTCGGTGGGCTCTTACCAGCGCGCCCTCGAACTGATGAACATTCCTCACGCCAAGTTTCTCGTCGACGTGGTGGTGTTGATCGCCGTGGCCAGTTGCATGAATTCGTCGATCTACATTTCTTCGCGCATGCTTTATTCGCTGGGCCGACGCGGTGACGCACCGCCCGCGCTGAAAGTGACCTCGGCGGCCGGCGTGCCAAGGGCGGCGGTCATTGCCAGTACGGTGATCGGCGCCGGCGTCACGCTGCTCAGCTACTTCATGCCGGCCGGGCTGTTTCAGTTCCTGCTCGCCAGTTCCGGCGCGATTGCCTTGCTGGTGTACCTGGTGATCGCGATTTCGCAGTTGCGTATGCGCCGTCGGCTGGAAAGGGAGAAGGTCGAACTGACCTTGCGCATGTGGCTGTTTCCCTGGCTGACCTGGCTGGTGATCGCGTTTATTTGCACGGCCCTCGCTGTGATGATGTTCACCCCGGCGCATCGGCTTGAAGTGTCGTCGACCATTGGCCTGGCGCTGGTTATTTCCTTCGTCGGTCTGGTTACTGCCCGTCAGCATGGCTCGGCGGGCAGGGTGGTAGCGGTAGCGGTAGCGAAACCCTAGTCAGCCTGGCGCTGACTCAGACATCCAGCACCAACGTTTCGCTGCCCTGCGCCGGCGCGGCGCAGCAGATCAGCACTTCGTCGTCCGCCAGGCGCATGGCCGGCGGGCTGAGGTAATGCACCTGGCCGCTACTCAAGCGGGTTTTGCAAGTGCCGCACGAACCGCCGCGACAGCTGAACTCAGGGTTCAGGCCGCGGGCCTCGGCCAGTTCCAGCAAAGTGCCGGAACCCGGTGCCCAGCGTGCTTCCTTGCCGGAGGTGGCGAACAGCACCTTGACCGGTTCCGCAGCGATGGGGACTTGCGGCGGTGCCGGGGTGCTGACTTCAACATCGCGCACCAATGTCGACGGGCCGAAGGTCTCGGCGTGAATGCGATCGTCGGGGATGCGCATTTTGCGCAGACCGTCGTACAGCGCCTGGGTGAAACTGCCCGGGCCGCACAAGTAGAAGTCGTAGTCATCCAGCGGCAGCAGGCTTTTCAATAAAGCGATGTCGATGCGCCCGGCGTGGTCGTAGCCCTGAGGAGGAGTACTGACTGGTGGCTGGCTGACCACCCGCAACACACGCACTTTGTCGCCTGCACGCGCTGCCAAATCATCGATTTCCTCGCGAAAGGCCAGATCTTCGACGGTGCGGCTGCTTTGTATCAGCCAGGTCGGGCGCATGCGGCTGATGCGTTTGCCCTGATAGACCACTTCGCGCAGCATCGACAGCAAAGGCGTCACCCCGACCCCGGCCGCCAACAACACCAAAGGGCGCCGCTCCGTCGCATCGACAGTAAAATCGCCTTGTGGCGCGCGGGCTTCGATCAGATCCAGCGCCTGAACGCGGTCGTGCAAGTGCGCAGACACCGCGCCGTCGCGTTTGACGCTGATGCGTACAAACTCATCCGACGGCGCGCTGGAAACGCTGTAGGTGCGGATCGACGCGGCGGCGTGTCCGTCCAGCAAAACCTTGATCGGCACATGCTGCCCCGGTTCGAAGCGGGGCAGGCCGAAGCCATCGTTGGCTTGAAGGTAAAAAGAGCGGATCTGCGGACTCTCATCGACAACCCGTGTCACCTGCAACGACCGCCATTGATTACGCAGGGCTTGCGCCTGCAAGCGCTCGCGGGTCTGCTCCCAACTGCCGGTCATTTGCGAGTTGGGCGAATCGCCCTCGGGCTGATCGATCCAACGCAACGGCAGCGCGGCCTGACGGTAAACAATGCGCTGCGGCTTGAACCGCCACAGACGCTCGGCACCCTGGAAGGCGGCTATTTGCGGGTCGTCGAGCAACACCTCTGCGGTGCCGGTCATCTGCAACAGATCGCCGCTTTCGAAGTCGATGAAGGTCAGCCCGGCACGAGGATTGAGCAGAATGTTACCCAAGGTATTGAAGAACAGATTGCCGGAGAAATCCGGAATGGTCAGCGTGCCGTCGTCATCCATATGGACGAATCCGGATTTGCCGCCGCGATGCGAGGCATCGACTTGTCGCTGGCCGTCGCGCACAACGTAGGTGGCGACGTAGAACGAGTCGGCAGCGGTGATCATGTCGCGCACGAGGGGTTCGCTGACGGTCAAGTCGAGCGCGGTGTCGGTGGTCTCGTCGACAAACGCGTACTGGCGCAGATTGATGTAGCGCGGGCAGTTGCCGTAAGCCTGGGTTACGCCGATCTCAAGGCTGTTGCCATCGCGACGGCTGATCGTGCCGTTCATGCGATTGCGCCGACGCGTATGCAATTCGATGCCGAGCATGCCGATCGCGTCGCCGGGCTGCAAACCTGGCTGAGCCGGATCGTTGGGCTGATCGTCGAGTTTGATCTTGAGAATCTGTGGCGATGGCGACTCCATGAAACCGGGCTGGCCGGTGCGGATCGTGGCCCATGCATCGCCCTGGCTGTCGACCGCGCCGAGCACCACGAAGGGCAGTTGCGCGTAGAACTCACGGTGCTGATCCGGCATCCAGTCGCGGGCCAGTTGCCGCTGGCCAACGCCGGCCATCATGTCCACGGCGCCGACAGCACGCTGCAGAGTCAGCTCACCTTCGTGCCAGGGCGAGGACGCTGATTTCGACACTGTGTCCATTCCGATTCTCCTCGTGTGCAACGGGCCGGTGAGCTGCCAAGGGCTGGAAACCCAAAGTGGAGCTCATGTTGACCTTCAGTCGGTTTGGAGGGAATGGCCAGAAATCGCAATCCATTGTTTCAGTCGGTGAAATGATCTCTCTGTTGAATTCAAGGAAGGGAGCAGGCTCGCTCCCATCCATCGGTCATTGCGCCGTCGCAGCCGTTTCGATCAGGTTGGCGACGACGTTCGGGTTGGACACCATCACCACGTGCGACGCGCCTTTGACCACCACGGTCTTCTTCGCGTGAGCCCGCTCGGCCATGAACGCCAGGGCTTGTGCCGGGATGTTCTTGTCCTGATCGCCGTAGACGAAGTACGACGGCACGGTTTTCCACGCGGGTTCGGTCGCGGCTTCATTGAGCGCAGCGACGGTCACCGGGCGTTGAGTCGCGGCCATCAACTTCGCATCAGCCGGGGAAACGTCGGCAGCGAATTGAGCATGGAATTTGTCCTGCTGGATGTACAAGTCCTTGCCGCCGTCGGCCAAAGCAACCGGGGCCGCGAGGGTCGGGCCGAGGGTGCCGCCGGGGAAACGCCCGGACAGTTCAGCCGCCGTTTCACCGGCTGCTGGCGCAAAAGCGGCGACGTACACCAGTGCTTTCACGTTGGCATTGCCATAAGCGGCGGCGCTGATCACCGGGCCACCGTAGGAATGACCGACCAGCACCACCGGGGTTTTCACGCTGGCCAGCACATCCGCCACCGACTGCGCGTCACTTTTGACCGAGCGCAGCGGGTTGGCGGCGGCAATCACCGGATAGCCATCCTTCTCCAGGATCTTGACCACGCCGTTCCAACTGCTCGAATCGGCGAAGGCACCGTGTACCAGCACCACAGTGGGTTTGTCCTGCGCGGCGAACGCGGCGCTGGCACTGAACATGGCGGCGGTGAGGGCGAGGGTTGCGAATACTTTGTTCATGGTGATGGCCTGTCGGTGAGTAAAGGAGGAATGGAAGCGACAGTGGTATTTAGCGCGCTAAATGTGTCAGATATGTGTTCGCGCGGCTGAACTTCGCATGCGAGTGTATCTGCGCCGGCCAACGCTACACCGTGATACAAGTGCGGCGCACAGAGCAGTGGCGGCTGCGCAAATAGTCAGGCATCAGGCGTTTGCAGTATCTCTATCCATAACGCGCCTTTGCCGGATGCCGCTTCACCGACACGCGTCAGGGCGCCGTCTTTACTCACGGCGTAAGTGCCGACTTTGGCGCTTTTTTCCCCGGTCACCAGCAACCAGCGGCCGTCGGGGGAAAAGGCGATATTGCGCGGTTGCTGTTCCTGTACTGGGTAGTTGTCGAGAAACTCAAGTCCTCCCGTAGACGGGTCAACGGCAAATGCAGAGACGCTGCTACTGGTGCGCTCGCTCATCAACAGCAGTTTTCCATCCTGCGAGATGCGCAGGTCAGCGGCCCAGATGCGTGGAGTAGGGTCGTCTTTCAAATCGTTGTTGCGCGCATCACGAACTTCGCCGTGGGCCAGTTTCAAGCGCGCGGGAATGCCGTTGGCATCGGCAATCTGCGTCAACGCGCCGGTAGTGTGGTCGATTGAAAACGCGGTCACGGTGCCGCTCATTTCGCCGACCACGTAGAGGAATTTTCCGTTCGGCGAGAACGCCAGATGCCGAGGCCCGGTTTTGTCTGGAACACTGACGTAGCCGCTGCCAATCGGGCTGAGTTCACCAGTCTGCGCATCCAGGCGATATTGCAGAACCTTGTCTGTCCCAAGATTACCGGCGTAGGCGAAGCGATTGCTCGGCTCGGTACGGATCGAATGCGCATGCAGGCCGGTCTTGTAGCGGAGGACATTGGCGGAAGGTTGATAATCTTTAGCGATCTTCTGAACGCTGACGAGATCGGCGCCGTAGGACGCAGCGAGCAGATAGCGTCCCTTTCGGTCGGTAGACAGATAGGCCATGCTCTCTGCCAGAGGCGCCTGGGTAAATGGCGTCAGGTGACCGGTCTTCGAATCGATCCGGTAGCCCAGAACCTGGAAGGGTTTGACGCGCAAGGCTGCAAACAGCACCTTGCCGTCAGGGGTGATGGCCATGGGATTGACCTGGTCACCAGCCTGAATCTGTTCCACGAGAGTAAGTGCGCCGTTGTCCTGATCGAGGCGGTATTGCGAGATCAGACCATCGCCAGGACTTGAGACGTAAGCATAGGTAGCCGCATTGGCAGACAGGCACAGACCTGAGGCGACAGCAGCGGCGATAACGGCGATTTTTCTCATGAAGTTCAGCCTTGTTGTTTTTGTGATCAGTCATCCTATGAGTGATTAACGGATGTCTCAACGCTTATTTTGTCGGCTGTCCGCGCCGTTGCGTTCGAGCGATAACGATAAGGTGACTGGGTTGGTCTGGAATAAATGATCGGGGAGGGCGACGACCAGAGACGCTTGAAACATTTTTACATACTCTCCCATTAGCGTTGTTGTACGACATCGTACCTAATGTGCCGAGCTGCAATCGTTCTCACAAAAACAATAACGGAGATACCCCTATGACGAGCATGCCTTCACTCGATCATCAGGCCGCTGCGAAACCGCAAAACCGTTTCATGCGCATGCTTAAACTGTTGGGCCCCGGCATTATCGCCGTGCTGTCGTGGCTCGGTGCCGGGGATCTGATCACGTCCTCCGTGGCCGGTGCGAATTACGGCTACGCCATGATGTGGGTGCTGGCGGTTTCGTTGTTGTTGCGGTATCTGATCGTCAACATCATTGCCCGCTTCCAGCTGTGCAATAACCAGGGCATGACCATTCTCCAGGGCTACGCCCAGCTCAACCCGGTGTTTGCCTGGTTCATGCTCGTTTATGCCTTGTTGATGGGGCATCTGATGAATGCCTACATGATCAAAGGAGCAGGGGAGTCGCTGGCGATGCTGTTCAAGATCGATCAGCCATTGCTGTGCTCGCTGGCCGTGGTGCTGGCGGTCTGGATGTTGGTGGGTCGCAACATCTACACAATGATCGAAGGCGTGATGAAGCTGCTGCTGGCGATCATGACCTTGGCGTTCATCGCCCTGGCGGTGATGTCGGGCCCGGATGTCACCGGCATCATCAAAGGCACCATCGGTTTCAGCATTCCGCCTGACGAAGGCGTGCATGGCGCATTGCTGGTGGCCGTCTCGGTGATCGGTGCGGTTGCAGGCTCTATCGCAAACTTCGTTCACCCCTATGTCATGCGCCAAAAAGGCTGGATCGGACCGCAGCACAAGCGCATTCAGCGCAACGATTTGCTGTTTGCCGTATTCGTCGGGATCATCATCAACCTGGCCATCTGGATCGTTGGTGCGGAAATCCTGCGGCCCAACGGTATCGAGGTGAAAACCCTGGGCGACTTGGGCAAGGCACTGGAGATCTTCTTCGGCCCGATCGGCTGGTACGTGTTTTTCATCGGTGTGTTCGCGACGTTGTTTGCCAGCATTTCAGGCAAGACGACGGCGTTCCCGATGCTGATCACCGATGCCTTCCAGCATGTGCGCCCTGAGCGTCGCGAGAAGTACGGCAAAGAGTTCCATCACGACCCGATGCACAAGTGGTTCATGCTGTTCATCCTCGTCACACCGCTGATCTGGTCGCTGCCGGGCATGCCGGATTTCGTAACGCTTACCATTGGTGTCAGCGCGTTGAACATCATTGGCTTGCCGGTGATTTCCCTGGGCTTGCTGATCATGTCCAACCAGAAGTCGCTGCTGGACAAGCAATATCGCAACAACCTGTTTGAAAACATCGCGCTGCTGTTTGCCACCGGACTGGCGCTTTGGGTCGCCTTCCAGCTAGGTGTTGATCTGTTTACCTGATAACTGGATGTCGAGGGGGTACGCCCCCTCGAATGGCGCCGCTTACAACGGCACATCCATGTTGATCCTGCGCCAGGCGGCTTCGGAAAAACTGTAAACCGAGAACGCGATCAAGCCCAACGCCATTAGTATCAGCAGCACACCGCCTGCCGGCAGATTCTGCAGTGCATCAAGCGCCTCCTTCATGCCGGGGGGATTGGTCGCTTGGTATATCGAGCCACTGACGGCCATCAGCAGGGCAATCTCGATAAACACCACGCCGCGGGCGATCAGCCCAAACCGCGACACTGGGCGCACATAGCGCATCACTTCATCATCCGCCTCGAAATACTTCTCGAACGAAGCCTTCCAGCCTTTAATAATGTGCGCGATTCCGACGCCCAGCGGTATCAGCGCGATCAGGTAAATCAGCATGTTCGAGTGCTCGAACGACAACAGCTGCGCCAATAGATCCTTGGTCTTGCCATCCCCGGAACCGCCGGAATTTCTGACGCCACTCACCAGCAGGCTCAAGGCAAAGAAGGCCAGTGCCGCATTGACCAGACCACCAGCCAGCAAACCAGCACGAATGACCAGACCCTTTAGTTCGTTGCCGTGGTGATCGATGTCGCGAATAGCTTGTAACGCACGCCAGGCGGCGAAGGCAAGAAGCCCGGCGACCACCAGACCCACAAGCACATAGCCGAACGGCTGGCTCAGCAATGCCTCAAGACTTTTGTGGCTGTCTTTCGGTTTGGTGGAATCGTGCGCTGCTAGCAGCGCGAAGATGCCGATGATTAGATACAGAACACCTCGCGCGGCATATCCGCCTCGAGCAAGTAAGACCAGAGTGTGTCGGGTGGACATGGCGGTTATTCCCAGAGATCGTTCCGCAGCAGACCTATGGGTTGCGCAGGGGTTCGAAAAAGGTTGCCCTGCACCGTTTGAGGCTTGCTTTGATACGCCCTGAAAGTGAGGTTAACGTCGTCCTGGATGGCAAAGCCAAAGCTCTTGGCACTCATTCACTTGCAAACAAGTCGCTTTGTCAGGCTGTGGCGGACTCGCGTGCCACTTGCCTGAGGACTTGTTCGTATTCCTTGACTGATAACGATCCTGACATCAACTGACGTCCGTTCAGCACCATGGCCGGGACCGAGTTAATCCCGCGTTGGAGGTAAAAACTCTCAAGTTCACGTACCTCGATAGCGAACGCCTCGCTGGCCAAAATTTCCCGGGCGCGGGTGGTTGAAAGTCCTGCTTCACCGGCCAGGCGTACCAGTGTTTCGTGGTTGCTGGGGTTTTCGCCGTTGGTGAAATAAGCTTTGAGCAGAATTTTGTTCAGCGTGACCTGGTGGCCTTCTTGCACGGCCCAGAGCAGAAGGCGATGGGCATCGAAGGTGTTGTAGAAATGGCTGCGCTTTTCCAGGTCGAACTGAAAACCGATGGCTTTGCCGCGCGCGACGATCATTTCATTGCGGGAGGCGACCTCTTCGGCGCTGCGAGCGTATTTGCGCATCATGTGCTTGATGGCGTGTTCGCCCTCGGCCGGCATGTCCGGGTTCAGTTCGAAAGGCTTGAAGGTCAGCTCCACGGCAACCTCGCCGGCAAGATTGGCGATGGCTTGCTCCAGCGCTGTGGCGCCGAGTGCGCACCAGGGACACACCACATCCGACACAAAATCGATACTGACGGGAACAGTCATTTTTTGGACTCCGTCATTTGTTTACGGTACTTGCTGATGAATGGCATGGGAAAGTCTCCTTTTGGCGACCCATCGATAGGATGAGGCGAGCAGTGGGGTGGACTTTAGAAGGTTGCGTTCAATGAATAAATGCGGGTTGCAGAACATCACTTATGGCGCCGTGTAACTAATAAATATCTGGCGTGATTAGATTCCGGACAAAGTCGGATGCAGGCCAAGGGTACTTTTCAGAAGGTAAATCGCTCTCCCTGGCTACAGCCGCAGGGAGGGCGAATATTGCGGGAGCAGGAATCAGTTCTGCGCTTTGCTCATGCGGGTGAAAAGCTCGGTAGGTACCTTCTTGCCGTTGGAGGTGTACTGGTTGGTCCTGAACTTGTAGACCTCACCCTCTGTAAGAAAACCATCGTGATTGGTGTCCATCGATTGAAATTCTTCACCGCCTTGAGGTGCCACAGCCAGGAGTTCTTTAAGAGAGACGAGGCCGTCATGGTCGGTGTCTGTGCGAGCGAAAGAGTCGTCACCACACTTGCCTTCACCGCACTTGCCTTCGGCAGTAGCGGACTTGTCGCTGGCTTGGCTAGAACCGCATTTGCCTTCGCCACACTTGCCTTCGCCGACTTTATCTGCCGATGCCAGTTCATAGCCTTGGGGCAATGCCTCAACAGCAAAAGCCGCAGACGATGCCAGGCTCATGCCGCCAGCTAA
Proteins encoded in this window:
- a CDS encoding 2Fe-2S iron-sulfur cluster-binding protein, whose protein sequence is MDTVSKSASSPWHEGELTLQRAVGAVDMMAGVGQRQLARDWMPDQHREFYAQLPFVVLGAVDSQGDAWATIRTGQPGFMESPSPQILKIKLDDQPNDPAQPGLQPGDAIGMLGIELHTRRRNRMNGTISRRDGNSLEIGVTQAYGNCPRYINLRQYAFVDETTDTALDLTVSEPLVRDMITAADSFYVATYVVRDGQRQVDASHRGGKSGFVHMDDDGTLTIPDFSGNLFFNTLGNILLNPRAGLTFIDFESGDLLQMTGTAEVLLDDPQIAAFQGAERLWRFKPQRIVYRQAALPLRWIDQPEGDSPNSQMTGSWEQTRERLQAQALRNQWRSLQVTRVVDESPQIRSFYLQANDGFGLPRFEPGQHVPIKVLLDGHAAASIRTYSVSSAPSDEFVRISVKRDGAVSAHLHDRVQALDLIEARAPQGDFTVDATERRPLVLLAAGVGVTPLLSMLREVVYQGKRISRMRPTWLIQSSRTVEDLAFREEIDDLAARAGDKVRVLRVVSQPPVSTPPQGYDHAGRIDIALLKSLLPLDDYDFYLCGPGSFTQALYDGLRKMRIPDDRIHAETFGPSTLVRDVEVSTPAPPQVPIAAEPVKVLFATSGKEARWAPGSGTLLELAEARGLNPEFSCRGGSCGTCKTRLSSGQVHYLSPPAMRLADDEVLICCAAPAQGSETLVLDV
- a CDS encoding alpha/beta fold hydrolase; this translates as MNKVFATLALTAAMFSASAAFAAQDKPTVVLVHGAFADSSSWNGVVKILEKDGYPVIAAANPLRSVKSDAQSVADVLASVKTPVVLVGHSYGGPVISAAAYGNANVKALVYVAAFAPAAGETAAELSGRFPGGTLGPTLAAPVALADGGKDLYIQQDKFHAQFAADVSPADAKLMAATQRPVTVAALNEAATEPAWKTVPSYFVYGDQDKNIPAQALAFMAERAHAKKTVVVKGASHVVMVSNPNVVANLIETAATAQ
- a CDS encoding lactonase family protein, whose translation is MRKIAVIAAAVASGLCLSANAATYAYVSSPGDGLISQYRLDQDNGALTLVEQIQAGDQVNPMAITPDGKVLFAALRVKPFQVLGYRIDSKTGHLTPFTQAPLAESMAYLSTDRKGRYLLAASYGADLVSVQKIAKDYQPSANVLRYKTGLHAHSIRTEPSNRFAYAGNLGTDKVLQYRLDAQTGELSPIGSGYVSVPDKTGPRHLAFSPNGKFLYVVGEMSGTVTAFSIDHTTGALTQIADANGIPARLKLAHGEVRDARNNDLKDDPTPRIWAADLRISQDGKLLLMSERTSSSVSAFAVDPSTGGLEFLDNYPVQEQQPRNIAFSPDGRWLLVTGEKSAKVGTYAVSKDGALTRVGEAASGKGALWIEILQTPDA
- a CDS encoding Nramp family divalent metal transporter; this translates as MPSLDHQAAAKPQNRFMRMLKLLGPGIIAVLSWLGAGDLITSSVAGANYGYAMMWVLAVSLLLRYLIVNIIARFQLCNNQGMTILQGYAQLNPVFAWFMLVYALLMGHLMNAYMIKGAGESLAMLFKIDQPLLCSLAVVLAVWMLVGRNIYTMIEGVMKLLLAIMTLAFIALAVMSGPDVTGIIKGTIGFSIPPDEGVHGALLVAVSVIGAVAGSIANFVHPYVMRQKGWIGPQHKRIQRNDLLFAVFVGIIINLAIWIVGAEILRPNGIEVKTLGDLGKALEIFFGPIGWYVFFIGVFATLFASISGKTTAFPMLITDAFQHVRPERREKYGKEFHHDPMHKWFMLFILVTPLIWSLPGMPDFVTLTIGVSALNIIGLPVISLGLLIMSNQKSLLDKQYRNNLFENIALLFATGLALWVAFQLGVDLFT